tGTTTAGATGTATGAAGTGTCGATATTTTAATGGAGATCAATCTCAAAAGGTGTATTGGGTCCCAtgaaaaatcttttatttggatATAGGATACGACAAGAAATGATGTGATTATCAAAATGGTCGAGTTGAATGTgagataataattaataaataataatatgactttTAATTATTCAGTTTgagataaaattataaatattatcttttaataataaataaaaagaaaataaaaaaaatattaatgataatattattgttttatatttaataatttgattgatgtatgataaataattagttattaaaattgatataagatatataatattgacaTAAATGTATAACCAAACATTGGATGAGATTCCTATCGAGCAATTAATATTGAAAGCTAACTCCATGTTTGATATCATCATATCACGTTAACTTGTGCCATTACTGTCATCCTATCGAGTTGAAAAATTGATTTTGTTTTAGGCAAAAATtcgtgtgagacgatcttacgggtcgtattttgtgagacatatatcttatttgggtcattcatgaaaaaatattattttttatgctaagaatattattttttattgtgaatatcggtagaattgacccgtctcacagataaagattcgtgagatcgtttcataAGAGACACACTCTTTTGTTAAAAGGTGAGTGTAATGTATTCGAATTAATCAAACACGAGTTTGTAATGTTTGATTGTGTTCCATGATCGACCCAAAATCTACCTAATTTTCCAGAATCTCACTTATAATATGGACTTATGGTAGTGGATTTAAAAATGCCGACTTAAacacgtaaaaaaaaaaaaaaaaagtcgtCAAAAGTGGCGGAGACCGTATTGCTTTCGGAGACATACAAGTTTTCTTAAATCCATGTGTATAATATTTCAAAAGTAAATATAAACATCACACCTTCTACTATTTTCGATTTTTCTGCAGCATTCTGGAATTAATTACGAGTcacattttatatattatacacAAGATGAGTAGTGTGTCCGAAAATCAAAATATGTGAACGGGCGAAAAACCGGAAATTCACGGAGTCCCGCGGCTGGTAAACTTATGCCATGACGTGTTCAGATTTGGGGTTACCTAAAAAATTAAAACCATAGACCTATTTAAAACGGAATACCGCGCTATCACAAGATATTTAGCCCAAAGAAGAGCCACCGACTCAATAAAATTTGGAAGGAGACAAACTTATTACAAGATATTTAGTCCAAAGAGGACGATCATTCCACTAATaaaatacacacacatacacagtATGAAAACATTCATGTCCATTACATGTGACAATCAGAATTTGTTGGTAACAAATCCCTTTTCAACTTTTAAATGCACAAAGTACGTAAATCTCCTACGAGTTCCACTCAAGGATCCCCGTTTGGAACCAAACATTTCACCCTATCTTGTGGGGCACTGTCCCCATGAGAAGATCAAAGGTCCAATTTTAACCGCGCATATGTGGGGCCACcaatttctttaaaatcaatGGCCCAAATCCTGTGGAGGCAGTAGCATCGACACTACCATTTGGAACATGGACTTTGACCACATGATAACCCAATGATAAATTCGTGAACAAACTAAACCGATTCTGAACCACCGCACAACACAATGTGTCAGCTAGGAAAAAAGTGCATAGATCAACAGCTGaaattcaaaaagaaaaaactttaaaaaattgaaactcAAAGATGCTGATGATCGGCATTCGCAATTATTCGAGATCGGCTTAATTTTGTTGAGGGTAAATAGTGTGTGTTTCGAACAGGTGAGTTTAAATCTATGGTCGATTTATTCTTTTCGTGCCCTTTAGCTTAAAAAATATGAGATACAACTCGTGATTGGCTTGGTACAAAGAAATTAATGGGTACGGCTATTGTACTCCTTCGTGCCTTTAGAGGCGCCTACCGTGGGAAGTCTATGCTTAACAAGTCGAGGCTATTGGCATGTGCTGCTATTATTTATCAGATTTGGAACGCACAAAACCGAGCAATATTTGAGAATGAGACTACTTGTGTTGAAGATGCTATTAAAGGATTAAAATTACATGTCTTCGCTGCCTACCGAATGCGATTAATGTATTACAGTAATCTAGAGAGGTAGGTGGTTTGAGTGATGTATTTTGTATCTCTTCTGAGAATACTAGTTGTTTTTGCATTTACTTTTTAATCATTtagtaaaaacatttttcataaaaaaaaaagaatgcgTGCAAAACTCGAAAGCCGCCCCCTTCTTCCTCCAAAAGGCGCCAAACAAGAGCACATGCATCATTCCCATCATCAAGAATGTATTAATTGCAGTAATTTTATCCCTTTTTAGAATAAGATACAAACccattattaatttattttacctCAGCCCATTTTTTTTACCAATGGGCACTCCTTTCTCCATATATACCGCCCTTTGGCTCTTACTTTTCTCACAAATCCCACCCCCCCTTTCCCTTTCCCTTCTCGTTGTCTGTCTCATTAGTTTAAGCTCGTAAATCCAATACTACGTTACGCATTGTATGTAAACACGGAGGGAATTACTCTCTACACtaaatatatagaaaaacaGATCTTTATACCACacaatttaagttttttttcaTCATTTTCTGAGTTAACAGTAAGATTATAATGGAGAAATCTGCTGGACTCTGTTTTTCAATGGCTCCCCTGTTTTTGGTAATTGGGGCTCTGCTTCATCGGGCAATGGCTTCCCATGACTATGGCCAAGCTCTGACTAAGAGCATTCTCTTCTTCGAAGCTCAAAGATCTGGTTACTTACCCGAATCCCAGAGAGTGCAATGGAGGGGTAATTCTGGACTTAATGATGGGAAACTTAATGGGGTGTGTAGTTCTGCTCTTGCTTTTACTCCACCATTTTCTGTTCCATTTCTTCATTCAGCCTGGCTAATTCTTGAAAATCTCACAGGTGGATCTGGTGGGAGGATACTACGACGCAGGGGATAATGTCAAGTTCGGTTTGCCCATGGCATTCACCATTACCATGATGTCATGGAGCGTGATAGAATACGGCGGGCAAATGGGTGGTAGTGGTGAACTTGGCCACGCCATTGATGCTATCAAATGGGGCACTGATTATCTCATTAAAGCTCATCCCCAACCTTACGTTCTCTATGGAGAGGTAAACACCTGCTCCCATCATTTACTGTTCATGAAACCACCCCGGATTTGttataaaataaatagattttaatttacgTTAACCCACACAAAGGAACTTAAGTATTATACAAATCCTGAAGACAAATCTAGTATGAAGTTCAAATATCGCTGTTTAGTTTGAAAATTAGGattagtttattattattatttgtgttCAACCAacgaattgatgtgattttcaTGGTTGAAATACTGTTGATGTAGGTTGGAGATGGAAACACCGACCACTTCTGCTGGCAAAGGCCGGAGGACATGACCACCTCAAGGGCAGCTTACAGGATCGATCCCAGCCGTCCGGGATCCGACCTGGCGGGAGAGACTGCCGCCGCCATGGCGGCTGCATCCATCGTCTTCCGCCGCTACAATCCTTCCTACTCCGCGCTGCTGCTTAAACACGCGTACCAGGTTGGTGGTTCTTCTTCAGCCTTTTTTTTTTGAGTGTGGCCGTGGGCGTATTTTATTAAACGGTTGTGTGAGAAACGGTCGCAGTAAATTAGTTGGTTACGGGGAGCTCGGCTTTTAGTAAGTGAGGTCGTTGTCGGTGCATCATAGAAGTGGGCGCCACATTTATTACTAAATCTACTGTGATGTGGATACGTGCCTGCGAAGCAATCTGCTTGTTGGCGCATTTTAGCACAATAAATCAGTAGATGTACcattaaaaatttgtgtgatacGATCTCACTTATCTTATTTTGTGgcctagatcttttatttgaatcatccatgaaaaaatattagtttttatgttaaaaatattacttttattgtgaatatcgatagagttgatcAATCTcgtagataaagatttgtgagagaAATACTCTAAACTTAATAGATTTTGACTTACATTAACTTACATTTTTCTtactaaatataaaattatactaaaaataaataaatatcttgTTAGTTaacaataattttataattaataaaaaaaatgtaaattaaGACATATAATCcatgttgaattatttatgaatattatttattcatagCTGAAACTAATGCAATAGGTCATTTTCATCCTACACTGGCCACTGCTACACAAGGTTCCATTACTCAATCCaggatatatttatttatttatttatttgcttTTTTACAATTTTCAACTGTGTACATTCAATCAAACTACGAAGAAAGTAGTGACAAGTGAAATAAGCCATATTCGAACTCTAAATTTTTGTCAAATAAGCTAGACTTGATCTGATATCTCTtgtaaaaatatgaaatttttgtgataaaaaaataatattcggGTTGGGGACAATCTCACGTAAATTTTTTGtcattataatattttgaatttagttGGTCGCTGccttgttaattatttaataaatataatgaaaagaaattaaatcttactacAATAAATAAAAGTTGATATAAATGCGGAGTAAAATTTTTCGGCGCATAAAACGGGTCATGTGCAAATCTGGCCGTATATCACGGGCATTGTCTGTGACCGTACGTGTAGGGTGAGCTTTCAATCCCAGCCGTCCAATTAAACATTTCATTGCATCCTGACGCCGCTGTCGGTGCGACGGAACACTTTTGGAACACCCATTCTGCCCTTACCTTGCTCAATCTAACATTTGGATCTTTTCCCTTGTTTCAGCTGTTTGATTTTGCGGACAAATACAGGGGCAAATACGACAATAGCATCACCATTGCACAGAAGTACTACCGATCTGTTAGTGGATATGCTGTACGTCATTCCACCATTAATTTCTtggattattaatatatatagatacatagATGTagataaacaaaaattaatccCTTTACCTTGTTCTTGATTATTGAATTTTTGGGCAGGATGAATTGTTGTGGGCAGCTGCATGGCTGTACAAGGCTACAAATAATCAGTACTACTTGAATTACTTGGGGAACAATGGCGATTCGCTCGGAGGAACCGGCTGGGCTATGACCGAATTCGGTTGGGACGTTAAGTATGCTGGTGTTCAAACCCTCGTCGCTAAGGTACATTATTGACACATGGGATATGTGAttgagaaaaagaaaattaagaaaacgTACAAAAAAATAGTTATAATCTTGAGATTTTTCATTGATGTATATAAAAtgtcaaaattttataaattatttctcATATGGGATTTGATTTATAATCTTTGTGTGCGCTGCGTGTGagtcaatattttttttctggGTTGCTTAGCATATATCGAGATCAAGCCTCTTATCTTACTCCCTCCGTTTCATGGATgctatgttttatttataacagttaatttataaatattttatcacgacagagtaataatttttttttaaaaaaaatcatgtctTCTTGTTTGAGACGTCCTGCAAAAGTCTACACATGGAATTTCAAGTATATTTACTGATTCTTGGCCTTCCTTTTATCTACTTGCAGTTCTTGATGGCAGGGAAAGGCGGTCGATATACATCAGTCTTTGAGGATTATAAAGAAAAGGCTGAGTTTTTCATGTGTTCATGTCTTGGAAAAGGTACGCGCAATGTTCAAAGAACTCCCGGAGGCCTCCTTTTCCGGCAGAGATGGAATAACATGCAGTTCGTCACCGGTGCTTCATTCCTCGTGACTGTCTACTCTGATTATCTTTCTTCTGCTGGCCAGTCCCTTAAGTGTGCATCCGGCAATGTCTCACCCACTGAGCTTCTTTCATTTGCTAAATCTCAGGTGTTTTACCGACAATGATTATATATAAGATGCAAAAGAACTTATGGTTACATGGAATTTAAACGAAATTTTTTATGATCCTTAGGCAGACTACATTCTCGGAGACAACCCGCGAGCCACGAGTTACATGGTTGGATATGGAAACAATTATCCAAGACAAGTGCACCATCGGGGTTCCTCTATTGTGTCATTTAAGGTAAACCCTTCATTTGTCAGCTGCAGGGGAGGATATGCCACTTGGTATAGCCGAAAGGGAAGCGACCCGAATCTTCTTACAGGAGCACTTGTGGGTGGACCTGATGCTTACGACAATTTTGCTGATGAACGAGACAATTATGAGCAAACTGAGCCAGCTACTTACAACAACGCTCCACTCATGGGCTTATTGGCGAGACTACATGGTGGTCACAGCGGTTATAATCAGCTCCTTCCAGGTTAGttaaatatattcaaatatGCATCCTCTTGCAAGTTTTCGTGCGGAGTTTCCTTCAAGAATTAACTCATTTTTTTCCATTTGTGACCTTAGTGGAGCTACCTGCGCTTAAACCGATTAATATGACTCCAAAGGAAGCTGTAAAGTCATCTTCAGGTACCATTAATCATCTCTTGTTTCTTGTTCAAGGTGTCTTTAAGTTCTCGGATGGAAGAAAATATTGATTCTTGGATTGCATATTTAACAGCAAATTTCTGTTTTGCAGCGACAACAAACCCGATTTCTATTACTCAAAAGCTGACAGCTTCATGGGTTCAAAATGGGTTAACTTCTTACAGATACTCAACAACAATCACCAATAAATCTTCGAAGAATGTGGAGAACTTGAAGATCAACATTTCCAAACTATATGGTCCTATATGGGGTCTCACAAAGGCTGGTGATTCTTATTTGTTCCCATCATGGATCAACAATTTGGCTGCTGGAAGAAGCACGGAGTTTGTTTATATCCACTCATCTTCACCAGCAGAGGTCTCAGTATCAAGTTATACTCTTGTTTAAGCTGTTCATCACATCTGTTTTAGCTAGATGGTGATCAAGAATTCTGCAGCTACATGACAAGAAAATCTATATTTCCCTCTGTTTTTTTTCCAGCGACTATTAGTTTCAATTACCTGTTGATTTGCGATCTGAGTAGGGCTTTTAATTGAAGTCTTGGTGATAAGGTTGAAAATCGGGGAGAGAAAGGAGCGACTGAGATGTTGAAAACAGGTGCTCGTCCTCTTTCTTCTCCACTTCACCAGTCATAGGATAGATATAGATAGTAAAGTGAGAAGTCAAGATAATTTATTTCTCAGTATCATGtctctttttttatttgttcTTCAGAGAAGGTGTGAGATTTCCCGTGTCGCCTTGTTCTGTGATTGATGTTTTAAACTTTATGATAGCTTATATTTTGCTATATAGTTTGAGCAAATCCCTTCGTATTTCTTGAGGTGTTCTTGTTTATTGTTTTCTATGATTCATAGAAATACTTACCAAATCATATGTTTTTCATTTGAGAGTAGCTTGTTCCGTTCCTTTGATAACTCATGCAACCATAATCCTTATTGCGCATTAGGGCATCCGTTTATCTATGTTATTAACTTTCCATCTCCTCAAAAATTATGGGGTCCACGAGCCACATATTCTTTACATTAACATTTTCCCATTATTAACACACATTCACATTCATTTAATAtcaactttcattatttatggatctcactgtccacttactcatttttttttaattttaattaattcaatatctttttttgtaaaattttacaacaaatattattaaaaataaatagtattattattttaaaaataacttaatttcaatattcattaaaatattactaaaaaatataaaaatattgggctcttttatttaaaatattattatttttaaaaaaccgtcgcaagtAGCGACGTTTttcaatttgcgacggtttacgaAATAACTTTTAGAAAATTTGGGTGCCCTTATAAATAAGAAATAACTTTTATTCATACGGAAAGACGTGGGTATTTTGGCCATGAAAATCCATTTTAAACTAGCACTTTTTGCAAAAATAATATAgcaagatttttaaaaatttattttagaaaattttaaaaaatatttggcaaaaacttgtgttagaCGGTTTCACATATCGTATTttttgagacggatctcttatttgggtcatccatgaaaaaatattactttttatgctaacaatattattttttattgtgaatatcgatagggttgaccagtctcacagataaagattcgtgagatcgtctcacaagagacttactcaaaATGTTATATCagtaaaattatataataagggtaattgtaattttaaataagCATTCACCAAGTCAATTAAAAACTAATTAATGTCGATACCTCAACTTTAGTTATATAGTAGGATATACATAAATTGTGATCGCATCCTAATTTACATAGGAGATAAAAGCAAGGGGGAAAGTGTTCATAATTAGTCAACCAAACTCCGGATatctgaatcaatttaaaaaattattcgaTGAAGCACCTGTAAACTGTTATTTGACATATATCATCAACGAGTTTATCTTTTGTGAGACGTTCTTATGTATTTTTC
The Primulina tabacum isolate GXHZ01 chromosome 9, ASM2559414v2, whole genome shotgun sequence DNA segment above includes these coding regions:
- the LOC142555627 gene encoding endoglucanase 6-like, giving the protein MEKSAGLCFSMAPLFLVIGALLHRAMASHDYGQALTKSILFFEAQRSGYLPESQRVQWRGNSGLNDGKLNGVDLVGGYYDAGDNVKFGLPMAFTITMMSWSVIEYGGQMGGSGELGHAIDAIKWGTDYLIKAHPQPYVLYGEVGDGNTDHFCWQRPEDMTTSRAAYRIDPSRPGSDLAGETAAAMAAASIVFRRYNPSYSALLLKHAYQLFDFADKYRGKYDNSITIAQKYYRSVSGYADELLWAAAWLYKATNNQYYLNYLGNNGDSLGGTGWAMTEFGWDVKYAGVQTLVAKFLMAGKGGRYTSVFEDYKEKAEFFMCSCLGKGTRNVQRTPGGLLFRQRWNNMQFVTGASFLVTVYSDYLSSAGQSLKCASGNVSPTELLSFAKSQADYILGDNPRATSYMVGYGNNYPRQVHHRGSSIVSFKVNPSFVSCRGGYATWYSRKGSDPNLLTGALVGGPDAYDNFADERDNYEQTEPATYNNAPLMGLLARLHGGHSGYNQLLPVELPALKPINMTPKEAVKSSSATTNPISITQKLTASWVQNGLTSYRYSTTITNKSSKNVENLKINISKLYGPIWGLTKAGDSYLFPSWINNLAAGRSTEFVYIHSSSPAEVSVSSYTLV